A segment of the Sphingomicrobium flavum genome:
GCGTGCCGACGATCACGGTGCGGGTGATGTCGGTGGTGCCGTCCATATATTGGCCGCCCGAATCCACCAGATAGATGCTGTTCATCTCGAGCGGATGATTGCTCTCTTCGTTGACGCGATAATGGGGCAGCGCGCCATTGGGCCCCGCCCCCGAAATCGTGTCAAAGCTCAGATCTTTCAATTCGCCCGTCGCCTCGCGCATTTCGTAAAGCTTGGCGGCCACCGACAGTTCGTCCTGCCCGCCCTTTGGCGCTTCTTCCTCGAGCCATTTGAGGAAGCGCGAGATGACCGCGCCGTCGCGATATTGCGCCTCGCGGTGGCCCTGCTTTTCGGCTTCATTCTTGATCGCCTTGGGCAGCACCGCAGGATCGCGCAGCGCCAGCACGCGCGCACCGCCGGCTTCCAGCGCCAGTTCGATCGCGGCGACCGAGCGTTCGGGGTCGACCGCTACGGTCTTGCCGCCAAAGCTGTCGGTCAGGAAGGGTTCGAAAGCGCTGCGTTCATGCAGGCGGATGTCATCGCCAAGGAAATTGCGCAGTTCCTCATCCACCTTGTCGCCATCGACGAACAGGTCGGCGCTGGCATCGTCATTGACGATCAGGAAGGCCAAGGCGACCGGCGTATGCGTCACGTCCCTGCCGCGCACGTTGAGCGTCCAGGCAATGCTGTCCAAGGCCGCGATCACCGCCGCATCGGCGCCATGATCCTTGAGCCAGCTCGCGATTTCCGAGCGCTTGTCGGACGAGGCGCGCCCCGCAAGGTTGGAGGAATAGGGCTCCAGCCGCGCCTTGGACGGCTGGGGCTTGCCCGCCCAAACCGCATCGATGGGATTGCGCTCGACCGCCACCAATTCAGCACCGATCGCTTCCAGGCTACGCTTGGCCTGTTTCACCCAGGCACGGGTGTGCAGCCAGGGATCGAAGCCCACGCGCGCGCCCTTGGAGGCATGCTTGCCGAGCCATTCGGCGATCGAAGTGTCGGGCACATCTTCATAGCTGTAGAGCGCGCCATCGACCTGGTTGCGCACCTGGATGGTGTAGCGACCGTCGGTGAAGATCGCCGCTTCCTCGGGCAGCACCGCGGCCGCGCCGGCCGAGCCGTCAAAGCCCGTCAGCCACGCCAGCCGCTGCGCATAGCTGCCGACATATTCGCTCATATGTTCATCGGTCAGCGGCACCACGAAGCCATCCAGATTGTCGGATTTCAGCTGGCTGCGCAGCGCATTCAGGCGATCGGCATAAGTGGACATGGTTCAACCCTTGGAAAATTCGATGAATGGCGGTCTGGGCGGCCATGTAGCGCGCTTTTACGCTGGACGCGACCGCTCGTCCCTTTCATCACGCTATAAATGATTTTCGAGGAGCTTTCGATGCCACTTCGTCATTTGGCACTTATGGCCGCCATGCTGGCCGCCACCCCCGTTTCTGCCCAACAGGAGTCCGACTTGTCCAATCCCCCCGTCGCCGAGCAGCGCCCCTATAGCTACGAACGCCACGGCATCACGGTCGAAGATCCCTATTTCTGGATGAAGGACCAGAGCTATCCCACCATCGATGATGAGGATGTGCTGTCCTACCTCAAGCAAGAAAATGCCTATTTCGACCTGTGGAAGAAGCCGCAGGAAGCCGCGATCGAGGCATTGTTCGAGGAGATGAAGGGCCGCATCAAGGAAGATGACAAGACCGTACCGGTCAAGGATGGTGGCTATGTCTACTGGTCCGAATTTGCCCCCGGCACCCAATATCGCCTGTGGTATCGCAAGGCCGTGACAGGCACGGCCGCCGATGCGCAGCCGACCGACGGTACGCTCATCTATGACGAGAACAAGGCTGCCGACGGGCTCGATTATTATCGCCTTGGCGCCTTTGCCGTCAGCCCCGACGGGACCAAGCTGGCCTATGCCACCGACACCAATGGCGCCGAGCGCTTCACGCTGACAGTCCGCGATCTCGCCACCGGCGAGGATATCGAGGAAATCACCGCGGTTAGCATCGGCCAGCCGGTCTGGACGTCAGGCTCGGACGGCCTCGTCTATACCGAGGTCAACGACCAGTGGCGCAGCTTCCGCGCCCTTTATCACGCGCTCGGCAGCGACCCCAAGGACGACCCCACCCTCTATGAGGAAAAGGAAGATGTCGCCTTCACCGTGGGCGTGGGCCAGTCGACCGACGAGCAATATATTTTCATCTCGAGCGGCGAGAACAGCTCCAACGAGATCCGTTACGTCCCCGCCGACAATCCCACCGCCGAGCCGGTGCTGGTCATGCGCCGCCGCCCGCTCATCCAATATGATGTGGATGCCAGCCACGGGAAATTCTGGATCACCACCAACGACAATCATGTCAATTTCCGCCTGGCCGAGGCCGATCCCGCCAATCCGGGCGTCTGGAACACGGTGATCGCCGGTTCGGACGAATTCTACCTCCAGGACGTCACCGCCCACCGCGATCATATGCTGGTCGAAGGCCGGGTGAACGGCCTCGATCAGCTCTACCTGCGCGATTATCAGTCGGGCGAGATGGAGCGCGTGCCCTTTGCCGAAGAAGCCTATTCGGCGGGCTTTGCTGGCAATCCCGAATATGCGCCCGCCGCCTACCGCGTCGGCTATTCGTCCATGGTCACGCCCGTTACCGTCTATGACTATCATCCCGCCGACGACCGGCTGGAAGTGCTCAAGGTGCAGGAAATTCCTTCGGGCTACGATCCCTCGCTCTACACCGTCGACCGCCTGATGATCGATGCGCGCGACGGCGCCAAGGTCCCGGTCTCGGTCGTGCGTCGCAAGGATTTCGCATTGGACGGTTCGGGCAAGCTCTTCGTCTATGCTTATGGCGCCTATGGCTATGCCATCCCGCCCGGCTTCTCCACCAGCCGCCTCAGCCTGGTCGATCGCGGCTTTGCCTATGCCATCGCGCATATTCGCGGCGGCGATGACCTTGGCTATCAGTGGTATCTCGATGGCAAGCTGAAAGCCCGCAACAACACCTTCAACGATTTCGTCGATGTCACCCGCGGCCTGATCGATGCGGGCTATGCCACGGCTGGCAATGTCGCCGCACAGGGCGGCAGCGCGGGCGGCGAACTGATGGGAGCGATCGTCAACCAGGCCCCCGAACTTTACGGCGCGGTCGTGGCCGACGTGCCCTTCGTCGATGTGTTGAATACCATGCTCGATGACACGCTGCCGCTGACGCCAGGCGAGTGGAACGAATGGGGCAATCCCATCACCGATCCCGAAGCCTTCAAGCTGCTCCTGTCCTATTCGCCCTATGACAATGTCACGGCGCAGGATTATCCCGCCATGCTGATCACCGGCGGGCTCAACGATCCGCGCGTCACCTATTGGGAGCCCGCCAAATGGGCCGCCCGCCTGCGCGCGACCAAGACCGATGACAATCTGCTCTTGCTCAAGATCAACATGGGCGCGGGCCATGGCGGCAAGTCAGGGCGCTGGAACAGCCTTTATGAAACCGCCGAAGCCTATCAGTTCGTGATCGACCAGCTGGAGCAATAGTGAAGCTGGTCGCGGGCCTTGTCGCCGCCGCGCTGTCGGCCAGCCTGCTGGTCGATGACGCGGCGCGCTACGAGCCCGCCATGACCGCCGAAGTCCGCCCGCTCGCCAATGGGCAGATGCTGGCGGACATGAATTTCAACGAAGCCGCGCCCGTCTACATCTTCCGCCGCTCGGCGGTCACCCGCGATACGCAGCAAAGCTGGCGCGTGGGCCAATGGCAGGTGGAAACCCCGGGGGTCGAGCTGCGGCGGATCGGGCTTTACGACGCGCTGGTGCGCAGCGATGCCAGGCCGCTCAAGGGCAAGGTGCGCATCCGTTTTACGCCCCATCGCGGGCTGCTCATCGCCGACTATGCCAATGCGCTGCACCTCACCGATGGCACGCTCGCCATCTTTTCCGATCATTTCGCGCTGCGCCCCGCCCCCTCGATCGAGGCGGTGGCGGCGCTGGGCGCGGATATCAACGCGCTGCCCGATTATGAAGGCGGCAACCCCCTGGTCACCTTCCGCGCCGCCGGCAGCGCCATGTCCCATCGCGGCGAACGGCACGAGACACTGCGCCTCGAGACGCCGGCCTATGTCCTGTTCGGCCCGGCCAAGCCGAGAAATGGCGAGCATATTGCCACCGTCATCGATCCCGGATTGCCCGGCTGGCTCGCCAGCCAGCTCGAAGTCGGCGTGCCCGCCATCATGAACATCTATGCCGAGCGGCTGGGCGCGCGCAAAGGCGAGAAGCCCGAGCTGATCGTGGCCTGGAACGGCCCCACCGAAGGACGCGTCAGCCTTGGCGGCAGCGTGCTGGGCGATACGATCGTGATGCAGATCGAGGGGCAGGCGCTAACCCGGCCCACCCGCAGCGCCTATGTCTATGCCCGCCAGTTCATCGCGCATGAGGCCGCCCATTTCTGGCTCGGCAATACGGTCGGCTATGGCGAACCGGGCGAGGCCTGGACCACCGAAGGCGGCGCCGACCTGATGGCCCAGCGCGCTGCCGAGATCATCGATCCCGATCATGACAGCCTGCCGACAATCGATCGCGCCTTCAACGATTGCGCCATATTGTCCGCTGACGGCCCGCTGAAAACTGCGCCCGAACGACACGGTCAGGAAATCTTCTACGCTTGCGGCGCCATCTTCAGCCTGGCCGCCGAAGCGGTCGAAAATCAGAATGGCGGCGACTTGTTCAGCTTCTGGTCGCG
Coding sequences within it:
- a CDS encoding aminopeptidase P family protein, with the protein product MSTYADRLNALRSQLKSDNLDGFVVPLTDEHMSEYVGSYAQRLAWLTGFDGSAGAAAVLPEEAAIFTDGRYTIQVRNQVDGALYSYEDVPDTSIAEWLGKHASKGARVGFDPWLHTRAWVKQAKRSLEAIGAELVAVERNPIDAVWAGKPQPSKARLEPYSSNLAGRASSDKRSEIASWLKDHGADAAVIAALDSIAWTLNVRGRDVTHTPVALAFLIVNDDASADLFVDGDKVDEELRNFLGDDIRLHERSAFEPFLTDSFGGKTVAVDPERSVAAIELALEAGGARVLALRDPAVLPKAIKNEAEKQGHREAQYRDGAVISRFLKWLEEEAPKGGQDELSVAAKLYEMREATGELKDLSFDTISGAGPNGALPHYRVNEESNHPLEMNSIYLVDSGGQYMDGTTDITRTVIVGTPTEEMKDRFTRVLKGHIAIATARWPEGITGGRLDSFARQHLWQVGLDYAHGTGHGVGAFLAVHEGPQRISPPGGAYAGSDEPLRAGMILSNEPGYYKAGEYGIRIENLVLVVEVEGAAAEAGKKLLGFETLTFAPIERRLIDTALLTSEERQWVDDYHAQVVEKIGPRLEGEELDWLEAACAPL
- a CDS encoding S9 family peptidase, whose translation is MLAATPVSAQQESDLSNPPVAEQRPYSYERHGITVEDPYFWMKDQSYPTIDDEDVLSYLKQENAYFDLWKKPQEAAIEALFEEMKGRIKEDDKTVPVKDGGYVYWSEFAPGTQYRLWYRKAVTGTAADAQPTDGTLIYDENKAADGLDYYRLGAFAVSPDGTKLAYATDTNGAERFTLTVRDLATGEDIEEITAVSIGQPVWTSGSDGLVYTEVNDQWRSFRALYHALGSDPKDDPTLYEEKEDVAFTVGVGQSTDEQYIFISSGENSSNEIRYVPADNPTAEPVLVMRRRPLIQYDVDASHGKFWITTNDNHVNFRLAEADPANPGVWNTVIAGSDEFYLQDVTAHRDHMLVEGRVNGLDQLYLRDYQSGEMERVPFAEEAYSAGFAGNPEYAPAAYRVGYSSMVTPVTVYDYHPADDRLEVLKVQEIPSGYDPSLYTVDRLMIDARDGAKVPVSVVRRKDFALDGSGKLFVYAYGAYGYAIPPGFSTSRLSLVDRGFAYAIAHIRGGDDLGYQWYLDGKLKARNNTFNDFVDVTRGLIDAGYATAGNVAAQGGSAGGELMGAIVNQAPELYGAVVADVPFVDVLNTMLDDTLPLTPGEWNEWGNPITDPEAFKLLLSYSPYDNVTAQDYPAMLITGGLNDPRVTYWEPAKWAARLRATKTDDNLLLLKINMGAGHGGKSGRWNSLYETAEAYQFVIDQLEQ